In the Bactrocera tryoni isolate S06 unplaced genomic scaffold, CSIRO_BtryS06_freeze2 scaffold_11, whole genome shotgun sequence genome, one interval contains:
- the LOC120779519 gene encoding zinc finger BED domain-containing protein 4-like: protein MGHLKNIHKAAFRELTDDGSTKITDSLPSTSFKSIKELTKEADRSDALKEPENKTVGPPKRQKTIQASFEGIYAFSANGDKTIKINNALVYMVCKDNQPFTIVENEGFRNLLKVIEPRYKLPHKTTLTRWVDDKYAALSGIIREKLSGIENLTLTTDMWSESMSMRSFLGVTAHFLVLAVPTRWNSTYYMIERFIELREIVNNIIIRHKNAPAMLHASELAHLSSVLQVLRPIEAATKEVSATVLDPRFKKMHFTDPLACSAAVGKIKDLMKAAAHNTTKDSESSELSDKNENNYSLWEDHHKLVHKSWKLSKADDTISDELAIYLRCPVGRLTENPLEIWKDLEIQLPQLKPIAYKYLTMVGTSVPSERLFSKSGPNRNSAEK, encoded by the exons ATGGGGCacctaaaaaatattcataaggCAGCTTTCCGAGAGCTTACCGATGATGGCTCAACAAAAATTACGGATTCTTTACCCTCAACAAGTTTTAAATCTATAAAGGAACTCACTAAAGAAGCAGATAGAAGTGACGCCTTGAAAGaacctgaaaataaaactgTTGGTCCACCAAAACGccaaaaaactattcaagctaGTTTTGAAGGGATTTATGCTTTCTCGGCCAATGGtgacaaaactattaaaattaataatgccTTAGTATATATGGTGTGTAAGGATAATCAGCCATTTACTATTGTAGAGAACGAAGGCTTTCGCAATTTGCTTAAAGTGATTGAGCCGCGTTATAAACTTCCCCATAAAACAACACTCACTCGTTGGGTTGATGACAAATACGCCGCCCTATCAGGAATCATCCGTGAAAAGTTGTCGGGCATTGAAAATCTGACTTTGACAACTGACATGTGGTCAGAATCGATGTCCATGAGGAGCTTTCTTGGAGTCACAGCTCATTTCTTGGTGTTGGCA GTGCCTACTAGATGGAATAGCACATATTATATGATTGAGCGATTCATCGAACTTCGTGAGATTGTTAACAATATAATCATCAGACACAAAAATGCACCAGCTATGCTGCATGCGTCAGAACTTGCACATCTAAGTTCAGTTCTACAGGTACTACGTCCAATAGAAGCTGCTACGAAGGAGGTCTCAG CCACGGTATTGGACCCCAGATTCaagaaaatgcattttacggATCCGCTTGCATGCTCTGCTGCTGTAGGAAAAATAAAAGATCTCATGAAAGCCGCAGCCCACAACACGACCAAAGATTCGGAGTCATCGGAACTTTCTGATAAAAATGAGAATAACTATTCATTGTGGGAGGACCACCACAAGCTAGTCCACAAAAGTTGGAAATTGTCAAAGGCCGATGACACTATTTCTGATGAGCTGGCCATATATCTACGTTGCCCAGTGGGTAGACTCACTGAAAACCCATTGGAAATTTGGAAGGACTTGGAGATACAGCTCCCACAATTGAAGCCAATCGCATATAAATATCTGACCATGGTGGGAACGTCAGTCCCGTCAGAGCGACTGTTTTCAAAAAGCGGCCCAAATCGTAACTCAGCAGAGAAATAG